One Oncorhynchus gorbuscha isolate QuinsamMale2020 ecotype Even-year unplaced genomic scaffold, OgorEven_v1.0 Un_scaffold_14:::fragment_8:::debris, whole genome shotgun sequence DNA window includes the following coding sequences:
- the LOC124016992 gene encoding OTU domain-containing protein 1-like: MQLYSSALTHYPGSSRKVPITITSGTITDHLPRTTTNSANNKPSGLTPTVTNGNPVGETQSTANMPAAFSCYEAASMKPVYYTSTAEIIIRRPDGVERYVPVHIIKETQTKRAPSDSYSQDVVIQARDRDDHLDTDLIVDFIDHLRGRGDLLNDSQNVEGENNLINVDKNDGPSYRKCGERMNMANGKGKTATSDIVNPKRHRNLEAQSTHLGQNIVDSHESKNDSEYSDLDSPSGEAQLFELRVLHEPSPQRDAKRCEINDKVTCYIAEVEKQNKYLQERAHKYRFHIIPDGNCLYRAVCKAAYGEQSMHSELREQTMHHIADHLDEFNPIIEGDVGEFLINAAQDGAWAGYPELLAMSQMLNVNIYLTTGGSLESPTVSTMVHYLGEDDSSKPAVWLSWLSNGHYDVLLDRCVANPEYDEWFHHSQMQRKRDEELAKSMAASLSKMYIEQNGHI, from the coding sequence ATGCAGTTGTACAGCAGTGCGTTGACACACTATCCCGGATCCTCTCGCAAAGTTCCGATAACTATCACAAGTGGTACCATTACTGACCATTTGCCCAGGACAACAACGAACTCTGCAAATAATAAACCGAGTGGGCTTACTCCAACAGTGACTAACGGGAATCCGGTAGGAGAGACTCAATCTACCGCAAACATGCCCGCTGCTTTTTCATGTTACGAGGCTGCTTCCATGAAGCCAGTCTACTACACTTCTACCGCAGAAATAATCATTCGTCGGCCTGACGGAGTTGAGAGATACGTACCAGTGCACATCATAAAGGAGACCCAGACAAAACGGGCTCCGTCGGACTCATATTCGCAAGATGTTGTGATTCAGGCGCGTGACCGAGATGATCATTTGGACACAGACTTGATTGTGGACTTCATTGATCACTTGAGAGGTAGAGGGGATCTACTCAATGATAGTCAAAACGTGGAAGGTGAAAATAACCTGATAAACGTCGACAAAAACGATGGACCAAGTTACAGAAAGTGTGGAGAGAGAATGAACATGGCAAATGGGAAGGGAAAAACCGCTACAAGTGACATTGTGAACCCAAAACGCCATCGGAACTTAGAGGCGCAGTCGACCCATTTAGGCCAGAACATCGTGGACTCCCATGAAAGTAAAAATGACAGTGAATACTCAGACCTGGACTCTCCATCAGGCGAGGCGCAGCTCTTTGAGCTCCGTGTCCTACATGAGCCGTCTCCGCAGAGAGATGCAAAAAGGTGTGAAATCAACGACAAGGTGACGTGCTACATAGCGGAGGTGGAGAAACAAAACAAGTACCTTCAGGAGAGGGCACACAAGTACAGATTCCACATCATCCCTGACGGCAACTGTCTGTACAGGGCGGTGTGCAAAGCCGCCTACGGAGAGCAGTCTATGCACAGCGAGCTGAGAGAGCAGACAATGCACCATATCGCCGACCACCTGGATGAGTTTAACCCCATCATTGAGGGAGATGTCGGGGAGTTCTTGATCAATGCAGCTCAGGACGGCGCCTGGGCGGGCTATCCGGAGCTTCTGGCGATGAGTCAGATGTTGAATGTGAACATTTACCTAACCACAGGAGGTAGCTTGGAGAGTCCCACGGTTTCAACCATGGTGCACTACCTGGGGGAAGATGATTCGTCCAAACCCGCTGTCTGGTTGAGTTGGCTCAGCAATGGACACTATGATGTCTTGCTGGACAGGTGTGTGGCCAACCCAGAGTATGACGAGTGGTTTCATCACTCTCAGATGCAAAGGAAACGGGACGAAGAGCTGGCCAAGTCGATGGCAGCATCACTGTCTAAAATGTACATTGAGCAAAACGGTCACATTTGA